The DNA segment GATTAAAACGCGGCGTAGATGCATTAGCAAATGCCGTAAAAGTAACATTAGGACCAAAAGGTCGTAACGTAATCATCGGGAAATCTTTTGGCGCTCCAACCGTAACCAAAGATGGGGTAACAGTGGCAAAGGAAATAGAATTGCAGGATCCATTAGAAAATATGGGTGCTCAGATGGTTAAGGAAGTAGCTTCAAAAACCAATGATTTAGCTGGAGATGGTACAACCACCGCAACTGTTTTGGCACAAGCCATCGTAAAAGAAGGATTAAGAAACGTTGCTGCTGGAGCAAATCCAATGGACCTAAAACGTGGAATTGACAAAGCAGTTGAAGCAATAGTAGCTGATCTTGCTAAACAAACTCAAATTGTAGGAAGCGACAGCGAAAAAATCAAACAAATTGCATCTATCTCTGCAAATAATGACGAAGTAATTGGTGAGCTAATCGCTAATGCTTTTGCAAAAGTTGGAAAAGAAGGTGTAATTACTGTAGAGGAAGCAAAAGGAACAGAAACTTACGTGGATGTTGTAGAAGGAATGCAGTTTGACAGAGGATATTTGTCTCCATACTTCGTAACAAATCCTGATAAAATGGAAACCGAATTAGAGTCTCCTTATATCTTATTGTACGATAAAAAAGTGTCGTCTCTTAAAGAATTATTGCCAGTACTTGAGCCTCTTGCTCAATCTGGAAAACCCCTTTTGATTATCGCAGAAGATGTAGATGGTGAAGCACTTTCTACTCTAGTGGTAAACAAATTGCGTGGAGCACTTAAAATCGCAGCCGTAAAAGCTCCAGGTTTTGGTGACCGTCGTAAAGCTTTGCTAGAAGATATCGCGATCCTTACAGGTGGTACGGTAATTTCTGAAGAGCGTGGTTACACACTTGAAAATACAACTCTTGAAATGTTGGGTACTGCAAAACGCGTAACTATCGATAAGGACAATACTACAATTGTGAGCGGTGCTGGTGAGGCAGATATGATAAAGAATCGTGTTTCTCAAATCAAAACGCAAATTGAAACTACAACGTCAGATTACGACAAAGAAAAGTTGCAAGAACGTCTTGCAAAGCTTGCTGG comes from the Flavobacterium ardleyense genome and includes:
- the groL gene encoding chaperonin GroEL (60 kDa chaperone family; promotes refolding of misfolded polypeptides especially under stressful conditions; forms two stacked rings of heptamers to form a barrel-shaped 14mer; ends can be capped by GroES; misfolded proteins enter the barrel where they are refolded when GroES binds), whose translation is MAKDIKFDLEARDGLKRGVDALANAVKVTLGPKGRNVIIGKSFGAPTVTKDGVTVAKEIELQDPLENMGAQMVKEVASKTNDLAGDGTTTATVLAQAIVKEGLRNVAAGANPMDLKRGIDKAVEAIVADLAKQTQIVGSDSEKIKQIASISANNDEVIGELIANAFAKVGKEGVITVEEAKGTETYVDVVEGMQFDRGYLSPYFVTNPDKMETELESPYILLYDKKVSSLKELLPVLEPLAQSGKPLLIIAEDVDGEALSTLVVNKLRGALKIAAVKAPGFGDRRKALLEDIAILTGGTVISEERGYTLENTTLEMLGTAKRVTIDKDNTTIVSGAGEADMIKNRVSQIKTQIETTTSDYDKEKLQERLAKLAGGVAVLYVGAASEVEMKEKKDRVDDALHATRAAVEEGIVAGGGVALLRAKASLSTIVASHPDELTGIQIVARAIESPLRTIVENAGLEGSVVVAKVAEGTGNFGYNAKTDEYVDMLEAGIIDPKKVTRVALENAASVAGMILTTECALVDIKEENNSNPMGGGMPGMM